The Methanohalophilus portucalensis DNA window GGGAAATAATACGTTCCCTTCGCCAGAAAGTACCGGTAGAACAGGCAATGGAAGCCTATTCTATCGATAAACCTGCTGAAAAAGCCAAACCATCCACCCCTTCAGGTCCTAAAAAAGGTGGCCGTATCGCCCGGGTTCCAAAACGTGAAAAAAGGGTCAAACCCGATCGTCCCAGGAATCCCGCTGCCAAAATTAAAAAGATCGCCGAGCCACCCATCAAAAAAGAAAAGCCAAAACCTTCCAGGTCAAAACCTACAACCTCGCAACATCCCGTTCTGAAACGTTTAAGTCCTCATTCGGAATCGCTTGCAGGTACCCTTGGAGCACGCCTGCTTGACCAGGATGATAAGGTTGTCAATGAAACACCTGTACGTGATCTTGTGAATACCTTGAAGAATTCAGAGAATAATGTAAAAAGTGTGGTATTTGATGGTGTTGTTACCCAGCGTATACTGGACATAGCATCCAACAAAGGGATCGATACCCTGATCGGCGTGAAAAAAGGCAATATCACAAAAAGTCCTGCAAACGTAAAGGTTTATACGTCTGCCTGATCCATATCCCATAAATTATATCAATATTTCACACCTCTCCTTTGCATGAGGAAATTCTTGCAGAGGAGAGGCCTGCTTTTTTTGTTATTGGTTTTAATGCTGTTTACGTCGGGCTGTTCTGACATAGGGGACACGGTGAATGATGTTAATGAAACCGTGGCTCAGGGCAAGGAAGATGTTGAGTACCTGAAATGGATGAAGGGTTCACTCGATGTCATTCATTCCGATTATGCAGATATCAAACAGTCTCTTGAAGCCCGGGATGTGGTAATACTGGAAAGAGCTGCTGGCAACCTTACTACTCACTGCAGGGAATCCAAAGAAACAATGCAATCTTTCAGTCCATCTCCCAGCCTGCAACCTGTGACTGAGAGGTACAGTCAAATTCTCAATCAATCCTGCAGTCTGGGTACTTTTCTGGAAGAAAATGCAGCCACTCTTAATGTCACAAATGAAACAACCCTGAAGAGAGTTGAGAAAAATATGGCTTTTGTAAATTATTCGTTAATTCTCAACAATTGAAAGTCAAACCTGATTGTAATATGGATTAGTTGCCATCTTTGGACATTTAAAAACATAACGAAAAATAAGAAACTATATATATTATAGATTATTTGAGGGGAATAGTTGAGGAATACTGCGAAAATCCCCCCAAACTCCCCCAATTGAGTATTGCAGTACTGATCCTCCAAAACTCATCCCCCATCATCGAGTATTCCTCAACAACCCCCTCTTTTTGGTCTTCTTTTTTCAAACCTTAGCCCGGCTATTGGTACATAATTAATTAAAAAGATTTAAAGAAAAAAGAGAGACTGGATTATTGCTTACCTGAGTTTTTCAGGAAAGGATTACTTCCAGCTTTTCCTGCTCTGCTGCAAGTTTGACTTCCTGGGAAATACGTTTGCCTGTGGATAATCCTTCTTCTATGAAATCAGAGTATGGCGAACCATTGGTGTATATATTGGTACCTGCTACTATCCTGGCTGAAATCTCGAATACCTTGATCTCAAGCTGGTCTGTAAAAACCGTTTCCAGACAGAAGGATCCGATCATGCCGCCAAACAATTTGAGGGATTCTTCCACAACCTGTTCTCCGAGAGAAAATATCTTGGGCATCAGTGATTCCCTGGCTACCAGGGGGATATTGCCGGTAACAACATAGGTCGGTTGCACACTTGCTTTTTCCAGTTCTTTAGGAGAACCCAGACGGAATATCTCATCGGCATTGGATTCGACACGTCTGTCCATACTCAGCATTTCAAGTGTTCCGTTACTGAGTTTGTATCCTTCTTGCCTGAGTGGTGAATAGAAGAAGTGCAGATAATAGCGTGTGCCTACAATAAATTCCTGGACGGTGTACTTCTCACTTTCATCGATATTTTCCAGGAATTCCTCATAGTTCTTGGCAATGAAGAAACCGCGTCCTCCTTTGGCACCATGATATTTGACCATTACAGGACCGTGGATGTCTTCGGGTTCTACAAGCCGGGGCATGTGAATTCCTGCTCCCTCCAGCCATTCCCGCTCTTTTGTGCGGTCTGATTCCCAATTGAGTACAGCACGGTTACCAAAGGTGGGTACTTCAAGATCAAGGAATTTATCGGCACCCATGTATTCCACAAAGGAACCATGAGGTATTATTATGGCGTTTTTCTGTCTTAAAAGGGGGGCGATATCGGGTATATTCTTGTAACTGTCAACGGAAATGAACTCATCGGGTTTGGCCAGGGGATAGGCATTATAAAAGCGCGGAGGTTCACCTATGCAAATTCCGATTGTTTTTAACCCCTCTTTCCTGGCTCCATGGAATATCTGGAGGCTGGAATGAGAACATACCGTTGCAATCGCCAGGTCCTCGGTATTGTAGTCTTTCAGGATGTCGGAGATCTGCTTTTTCGTGATCATGATATCGCCTTAAAAGTTACATTACATTGTCGGAAGTGATATTTAAATTTAAGGATTGTTACGAAGCAGCCCGCACATTACACTAAGTTTATTAGTTTATTGATTGATACTCCTCTATATGGAAAACGATGACAATACGGAAAAAGTATTGGTTTTACCTTTAAATGAAGATTCACGTAAAATTACCCAGACCCTTTCCAATGAGAAATCCCTGAAGATACTGGAATTACTCGCAAGACAGCCCATGTCTGCAACTTCGATAGCCGAAGAGCTTGATATGCCCCTTACCACTATCAAGTACAATCTGGATGGCTTGCTGGAAAGCGAACTCATA harbors:
- a CDS encoding formate--phosphoribosylaminoimidazolecarboxamide ligase, yielding MITKKQISDILKDYNTEDLAIATVCSHSSLQIFHGARKEGLKTIGICIGEPPRFYNAYPLAKPDEFISVDSYKNIPDIAPLLRQKNAIIIPHGSFVEYMGADKFLDLEVPTFGNRAVLNWESDRTKEREWLEGAGIHMPRLVEPEDIHGPVMVKYHGAKGGRGFFIAKNYEEFLENIDESEKYTVQEFIVGTRYYLHFFYSPLRQEGYKLSNGTLEMLSMDRRVESNADEIFRLGSPKELEKASVQPTYVVTGNIPLVARESLMPKIFSLGEQVVEESLKLFGGMIGSFCLETVFTDQLEIKVFEISARIVAGTNIYTNGSPYSDFIEEGLSTGKRISQEVKLAAEQEKLEVILS